In Aquiflexum balticum DSM 16537, a single genomic region encodes these proteins:
- a CDS encoding NmrA family NAD(P)-binding protein: MKKTIAIAGAGGYIGRWFIHNFKDKYKIIALSRREAVQNPDPDVEWRKVELFSITSTIEALRGVDYAIYLIHSMSALTRLDQGSFEDTDLLLADNFSRAAQANNIKQILYLGGILPKDVAEEKISIHLRSRLEVEKTLGSKGVPVTALRAGIIVGPGGSSFEMVRNLVRKLPALMCPKWTNSQTQAISLRDTMTIMDVCLGNPDVFGKSIEIGSPEILTYKGMLEETARVMGKRRWIFSVPIFSVGLSKLWVSFFGETPMKLVSPLVESLKHTLTLSEELRFKEKEIDYLSFRESVLEALNPENKLPKLPKFKNEREVKNTVRSIQRMPNTRHKSALWVANRYKVWLPTFFRFLINVKENERGDIGFFMLKGKKPMLQLTWIPDRSDIKRQLFYITGGWLVKRFDYGWLEFREVMNGRYMISAIHEFVPRLPWFVYINTQARIHLWVMNRFRDYLEKYKGF, from the coding sequence TTGAAAAAGACAATCGCAATTGCCGGAGCAGGAGGTTATATCGGAAGGTGGTTTATCCACAATTTCAAGGATAAATATAAGATTATTGCATTGAGCAGGAGGGAAGCGGTACAAAATCCCGACCCGGATGTGGAGTGGCGCAAAGTTGAACTCTTTTCAATTACATCCACCATTGAGGCCCTTCGGGGTGTTGATTATGCCATTTACCTGATTCATTCTATGAGTGCCCTTACCCGGCTTGACCAGGGCTCATTTGAGGATACTGATCTCCTGCTTGCCGATAACTTCTCAAGGGCAGCTCAGGCCAATAACATCAAACAGATTTTATATCTGGGAGGTATTTTGCCCAAAGATGTGGCAGAAGAAAAGATCTCCATTCACCTGAGAAGTCGGTTGGAAGTGGAGAAAACATTGGGTAGTAAAGGTGTTCCTGTGACGGCTTTGAGGGCGGGTATCATCGTTGGACCCGGAGGTTCATCATTTGAGATGGTACGTAATCTTGTCAGAAAACTCCCGGCATTGATGTGTCCAAAATGGACCAATTCGCAGACCCAGGCAATCTCTTTAAGAGATACCATGACCATTATGGATGTTTGCTTAGGCAATCCGGATGTTTTCGGAAAATCCATCGAAATCGGCAGTCCTGAAATTCTTACCTACAAGGGAATGTTGGAGGAAACTGCTCGGGTGATGGGAAAAAGGAGATGGATTTTTTCAGTACCTATTTTTTCAGTTGGGCTATCCAAGCTTTGGGTATCTTTTTTTGGAGAAACACCCATGAAACTTGTTTCGCCTTTGGTCGAAAGTCTAAAACATACCTTAACCCTCTCTGAAGAACTGAGATTCAAAGAAAAGGAAATAGATTATTTATCCTTCAGGGAAAGTGTGCTTGAAGCTTTGAATCCTGAAAACAAGCTTCCCAAATTACCAAAATTCAAGAATGAGAGGGAGGTGAAAAATACTGTCCGGAGTATTCAGCGCATGCCAAATACCCGACATAAAAGCGCACTTTGGGTTGCCAACAGGTATAAAGTATGGCTTCCGACATTTTTTAGATTTCTGATCAATGTCAAAGAAAATGAAAGGGGTGATATTGGCTTCTTTATGCTGAAAGGGAAAAAGCCTATGTTGCAATTGACCTGGATACCTGATAGAAGTGACATCAAGCGCCAGTTGTTTTATATTACAGGCGGATGGCTGGTAAAGCGGTTTGACTATGGCTGGCTCGAATTCAGGGAAGTAATGAATGGCCGATATATGATCTCAGCCATCCATGAATTTGTGCCCAGGTTACCCTGGTTTGTTTATATCAATACCCAAGCCAGAATACATCTTTGGGTAATGAACCGGTTTAGGGATTATTTGGAAAAGTACAAAGGTTTTTAA
- a CDS encoding DUF2452 domain-containing protein, producing the protein MTGKQKIDIDKIDLEKMKEKTTDIPGLLPYAHQSGSAIIKPEDKGKITGRAVAAMHSQTDMQMAQIYQQMQLLADQAKKIQKRVEVSERIYKTSMGFEPLINHHYFLYEKEDETDFLSLVAPEEWGRKKRYSKFIAEVKLLADHTWEIIRKGD; encoded by the coding sequence ATGACTGGAAAACAGAAAATTGATATCGATAAAATAGACCTTGAAAAAATGAAGGAAAAGACCACGGATATTCCTGGTCTTTTGCCCTACGCCCATCAAAGTGGGAGTGCTATTATTAAACCCGAAGATAAGGGTAAAATTACCGGTAGGGCCGTTGCGGCCATGCATTCGCAGACTGATATGCAGATGGCACAAATCTATCAACAGATGCAGCTTTTGGCGGACCAAGCCAAAAAGATTCAGAAACGTGTGGAAGTATCCGAAAGGATTTATAAAACCTCCATGGGTTTTGAACCTTTAATCAACCACCATTACTTTTTGTATGAAAAGGAGGACGAAACAGATTTTCTGAGTTTGGTAGCCCCTGAAGAATGGGGAAGAAAAAAAAGATATTCCAAATTTATTGCTGAAGTAAAGTTATTGGCAGACCATACTTGGGAAATTATCAGAAAAGGTGATTAA
- a CDS encoding DUF7255 family protein, producing the protein MHQIKVQHLITILRLSDLPVEADFNLEVNPSYLNGKGETLLKAVFEDLKGKGRMPILERLKIDFKINRFLFVYDDAVHFNRYRLSTLKSELYSTFSYPWVDSYKRLCRNFERECLKAGLQDRIWNGPPIASKVFGKSEEYGDLSGNGSAGWKLNAYNDVQYDLITRLHGFKLVRIPVYENLMTGGSLKKIDDLLLNPKEENQQMLLNWISRKLI; encoded by the coding sequence ATGCATCAGATCAAAGTCCAGCATCTTATAACTATTCTGCGTCTTTCAGATTTGCCTGTTGAGGCAGACTTCAATCTTGAGGTCAATCCATCCTATTTAAATGGAAAAGGCGAGACACTTTTGAAAGCGGTATTTGAGGACCTTAAGGGAAAGGGTAGAATGCCCATCTTAGAAAGGCTGAAAATCGACTTCAAAATAAACAGATTTTTGTTTGTTTATGATGACGCAGTTCACTTTAACAGGTACCGTTTGTCCACTTTGAAGTCTGAATTATATTCTACCTTTTCTTATCCATGGGTGGACAGTTATAAAAGACTTTGCAGAAATTTTGAAAGAGAATGTTTGAAAGCAGGACTTCAGGATAGAATCTGGAACGGTCCTCCCATTGCTTCCAAGGTTTTTGGAAAAAGTGAAGAGTATGGGGACCTTTCCGGTAATGGTTCTGCGGGATGGAAACTAAATGCTTATAATGATGTGCAATATGATCTGATCACAAGATTGCACGGTTTCAAATTGGTAAGAATACCGGTTTATGAAAACCTGATGACAGGCGGAAGTTTGAAGAAAATTGATGACTTACTGTTAAATCCAAAAGAAGAAAACCAACAGATGTTGCTCAATTGGATTTCCAGAAAATTGATTTAG
- a CDS encoding S9 family peptidase encodes MKKRILISISLLLLFQSVVLSQQSLSVEKIMQDPKWIGNFPQNIQWDEKGQAIYFMYRAENDPADSLHRIVIGKNEKPEKVSVQEQRQRVPSNAKSNLAKTKKIFAKNSDIILYDIASENRSNLIKLGDRISNPTFLANEGRIAFEMSNNLYVLDISSGKLQRVTSIRTGTKAQEKEEKSAEREKWLKEDNLSLLSVIQEREDKKEKTKSYNDANKEKEPFSYYLGGKSLANLQLSPDEKFATMLFFSRTENKRTDVPDYTDATGYTVNLPARSKVGDKPSTTELAVYDLERDTVFFVSTKDLPGIKDLPDYVKDYPEKDWEEKERDLLLSAPIFSNDGKNAVVNIRSVDNKDRWIALLDLKTGELKILDRQRDEAWIGGPGIGWGFGGGTLGWLPDNRHIYFQSEETGYSHLYILDINSGKKKALTSGQFEVFNPSISKNTKFWYLTTSEVHPGERHFYMMPLMGGRMEKLTSMTGNNDVSLSPDEKNMAILYSYSNKPWELYLQANTPQSQPQQLTSGQSEAFKSYNWRDPQLIKFKASDGEMVPARLYVPEPEKKNGAAVIFVHGAGYLQNVHKWWSSYFREYMFHNLLTELGYTVLDIDYRGSAGYGRDWRTGIYRHMGGKDLSDQVDGVKYLVENYDVNPEKVGIYGGSYGGFITLMALFNAPESFKSGAALRSVTDWAHYNHGYTANILNEPFNDPIAYRRSSPIYFAEGLKGNLLIAHGMVDVNVHFQDVVRLAQRLIELGKDNWEMAVYPVEDHGFVEPSSWTDEYKRILKLFNDTLID; translated from the coding sequence ATGAAAAAGCGAATTCTAATAAGTATTTCCCTGCTTTTACTGTTTCAATCAGTTGTTTTGAGCCAACAATCCCTTAGCGTTGAAAAGATCATGCAGGATCCAAAATGGATAGGAAATTTTCCTCAAAATATACAATGGGACGAAAAAGGACAGGCAATATATTTTATGTACAGAGCTGAAAATGACCCTGCCGATTCTCTCCATAGGATAGTAATAGGGAAAAATGAAAAACCCGAGAAGGTATCTGTTCAGGAACAAAGACAACGTGTCCCTTCAAATGCGAAATCCAATCTGGCTAAAACCAAGAAAATATTTGCCAAAAACAGTGATATTATCCTGTACGACATTGCATCAGAAAACAGAAGCAACCTTATCAAACTTGGAGATAGAATTTCAAACCCCACATTTTTAGCAAACGAAGGTAGGATTGCTTTTGAAATGTCAAATAATTTATACGTCTTGGATATAAGTTCTGGAAAACTTCAAAGAGTAACTTCTATCCGTACAGGTACGAAAGCACAGGAAAAAGAAGAGAAATCTGCAGAAAGAGAAAAATGGCTCAAGGAAGATAACCTTTCCTTACTTTCAGTCATTCAAGAGCGTGAGGATAAAAAAGAGAAAACCAAATCATATAATGATGCTAATAAAGAAAAAGAACCTTTTTCATACTATTTAGGAGGAAAATCACTGGCAAACCTTCAATTATCTCCGGATGAAAAATTTGCCACAATGCTTTTCTTCTCAAGAACAGAAAACAAAAGAACTGACGTCCCGGATTATACAGATGCCACAGGCTATACTGTAAACCTTCCTGCGAGGTCAAAGGTTGGGGACAAGCCTTCCACTACAGAATTAGCCGTTTATGACCTGGAAAGGGATACCGTATTTTTCGTTTCTACCAAAGATCTTCCAGGAATCAAAGATTTACCTGACTATGTCAAAGATTATCCTGAAAAAGATTGGGAAGAAAAAGAAAGAGATCTTTTGCTATCTGCTCCAATTTTTTCCAATGACGGTAAAAATGCCGTAGTCAATATCCGATCCGTTGATAATAAGGATAGGTGGATTGCTTTGCTTGACCTGAAGACAGGGGAATTGAAGATATTGGACAGACAAAGAGATGAGGCTTGGATAGGCGGACCTGGCATAGGTTGGGGATTTGGTGGAGGTACATTAGGTTGGCTTCCGGACAACAGACACATCTATTTCCAATCAGAGGAAACCGGCTATTCCCATTTATACATCTTAGACATAAATTCCGGGAAAAAGAAAGCATTGACTTCTGGTCAATTTGAGGTTTTTAATCCTTCAATTTCAAAAAATACTAAGTTTTGGTACCTCACCACTTCAGAAGTCCATCCTGGAGAAAGACATTTTTATATGATGCCTTTGATGGGTGGAAGAATGGAAAAACTGACTTCAATGACTGGAAACAATGATGTTAGTCTCTCTCCCGATGAAAAGAATATGGCAATTTTATATTCCTACAGCAATAAGCCTTGGGAATTATACCTGCAGGCCAACACTCCTCAATCTCAACCCCAGCAATTGACCTCAGGTCAAAGTGAAGCTTTTAAATCATATAATTGGAGGGATCCACAACTGATCAAATTCAAGGCTTCTGATGGAGAAATGGTTCCTGCAAGATTATATGTTCCTGAACCGGAAAAGAAAAATGGAGCTGCGGTGATTTTTGTTCATGGGGCAGGCTATCTCCAAAATGTTCATAAATGGTGGTCCAGCTATTTTAGGGAGTATATGTTCCATAATTTACTTACTGAACTCGGATATACTGTTTTGGATATTGATTATAGGGGAAGTGCCGGTTATGGAAGGGATTGGAGAACAGGGATCTATAGGCATATGGGAGGAAAAGACCTTTCAGATCAGGTAGATGGTGTAAAATACCTGGTTGAAAACTATGATGTCAATCCTGAAAAAGTTGGTATTTACGGGGGAAGTTATGGTGGATTTATCACACTGATGGCTTTGTTTAATGCTCCCGAAAGTTTCAAATCAGGTGCAGCCTTAAGATCAGTTACAGATTGGGCCCACTATAACCATGGTTACACTGCCAATATCCTCAATGAACCTTTCAATGATCCAATAGCATATCGACGCTCCTCTCCTATTTATTTTGCTGAGGGTCTCAAAGGTAACCTTCTGATAGCTCATGGAATGGTGGATGTCAACGTGCATTTTCAGGATGTGGTCCGCTTGGCACAAAGGCTGATTGAATTGGGCAAAGACAATTGGGAAATGGCTGTCTATCCAGTGGAAGACCACGGATTTGTAGAACCCAGTAGTTGGACAGACGAATACAAAAGGATATTGAAACTGTTCAATGATACCTTGATTGATTAA
- a CDS encoding Hpt domain-containing protein, protein MYQLISPQTIFQYFGDDDKEMLQEMIQIILDSNLQDLKNMDQLYLENDWSMIKKRCHKAKPSMSYIGAMQTRKILESIESDLEGSQSKFDELLQHIEIIEKELHTFLDSL, encoded by the coding sequence ATGTATCAACTCATTAGCCCTCAAACCATTTTTCAGTATTTTGGCGACGACGATAAAGAAATGCTGCAGGAAATGATCCAAATCATTTTGGATTCAAATCTTCAGGATTTAAAAAACATGGATCAGCTTTATTTGGAAAATGACTGGTCCATGATCAAAAAAAGGTGTCATAAGGCCAAACCTAGTATGAGTTATATAGGTGCTATGCAAACAAGAAAGATCCTTGAATCCATTGAATCGGATTTGGAAGGTTCTCAATCAAAATTCGATGAATTGTTACAACATATAGAAATAATTGAGAAAGAACTGCACACATTTTTAGATTCATTGTAA
- a CDS encoding 3-hydroxyacyl-CoA dehydrogenase family protein gives MNNIAVIGSGTMGNGIAHVFAQFGYQVSLIDIQQAALDKALATVSKNLDRQVSKGSLSEEDKVKALINIQTFTELSTGVKDADLVVEAATENISIKLDLFRQLDELCPEKTILATNTSSISITKIGASTKRPEKVIGMHFMNPVPVMKLVEVIRGYATSDEITNQVMGLAKKLERVPVEVNDYPGFVANRILMPMINEAIYTLYEGVAGIEEIDTVMKLGMAHPMGPLQLADFIGLDVCLSILRVLHDGFGNPKYAPCPLLVNMVEAGYKGAKTGEGFYKYTAGSKELKVSERFEKK, from the coding sequence ATGAATAATATTGCAGTCATTGGTTCTGGAACTATGGGTAACGGAATCGCCCATGTTTTTGCCCAATTCGGTTATCAGGTGAGCCTGATTGACATTCAGCAGGCAGCTCTTGACAAAGCTTTGGCTACCGTTTCCAAAAATCTTGACCGACAGGTCTCCAAAGGTTCCTTATCCGAAGAGGACAAAGTAAAAGCTCTTATCAATATCCAAACATTTACTGAGTTGTCTACAGGTGTGAAAGATGCTGATTTGGTTGTGGAAGCTGCAACCGAAAACATTTCTATCAAATTGGATTTGTTCAGACAATTGGATGAACTCTGTCCTGAGAAAACAATTTTAGCGACCAATACTTCGTCCATTTCCATAACCAAAATAGGTGCGTCCACCAAAAGACCTGAAAAAGTGATCGGAATGCACTTTATGAACCCGGTGCCAGTCATGAAGTTGGTGGAGGTAATCAGAGGATATGCTACTTCAGATGAAATCACAAATCAAGTCATGGGATTGGCCAAGAAACTTGAAAGAGTACCTGTGGAAGTCAATGATTATCCGGGATTTGTAGCAAATAGGATTTTGATGCCTATGATCAATGAGGCCATATACACATTGTATGAAGGTGTGGCGGGAATTGAGGAAATTGACACAGTAATGAAATTGGGCATGGCGCATCCTATGGGACCTTTACAATTGGCGGATTTTATTGGTCTTGATGTTTGTCTTTCTATTTTGAGAGTTTTACATGATGGCTTTGGAAATCCTAAATATGCCCCTTGTCCTCTATTGGTCAATATGGTGGAAGCGGGTTATAAAGGCGCAAAAACAGGTGAGGGCTTTTATAAGTACACTGCGGGAAGCAAAGAATTGAAGGTTTCAGAAAGATTTGAAAAAAAATAA
- a CDS encoding deoxynucleoside kinase, which produces MHIAVSGNIGSGKTTLTIKLAKHYGWNAELEAVENNPYLADFYEDMKRWSFHLQVYFLNSRFNQIKRIRETGLSVIQDRTIYEDAYIFAANLHKSKLISERDYENYLNLFHSMINFVKAPDLLIYLKADIPKLVGQIEKRGRHYENAIRIDYLKNLNSHYEEWIGGYNKGKLLVIDVNQLDFVEYQEDFSSIVERIDREMYGLFS; this is translated from the coding sequence ATGCATATAGCAGTTTCCGGAAATATCGGTAGCGGAAAAACCACCCTTACCATCAAATTGGCCAAACATTATGGATGGAATGCGGAATTGGAAGCAGTCGAAAATAATCCCTACTTAGCAGATTTTTATGAAGATATGAAGCGTTGGTCATTCCACCTTCAGGTCTATTTTTTGAACAGTAGATTTAATCAGATCAAAAGAATCAGGGAAACCGGACTTTCTGTAATTCAGGATAGGACCATCTATGAAGATGCCTATATCTTTGCGGCCAATCTTCACAAATCCAAATTGATATCTGAAAGGGATTATGAGAATTACCTCAATCTTTTTCATTCCATGATCAATTTTGTCAAAGCTCCGGATTTATTGATCTATCTTAAAGCAGATATTCCAAAGCTTGTCGGTCAGATTGAAAAGCGGGGAAGACACTATGAAAACGCCATAAGGATAGATTATCTTAAAAATCTCAACAGTCACTATGAAGAATGGATTGGAGGCTATAATAAGGGTAAACTTCTGGTCATAGATGTCAACCAATTGGATTTTGTCGAATATCAGGAGGATTTTTCTTCCATCGTGGAAAGAATTGACAGGGAGATGTACGGATTGTTTTCCTGA